In the Natrinema sp. CBA1119 genome, TGCTCGTTCGACATCGAACGCCTCGTACGGCCCCATCAGATACACCAGGAATCGGGAGCGAGGGAGTTCTCCCAACTCGTCGACGATGCGGTCGCGCATACCTCTCATGCTCGCGGCGAGTATATAAATGTAGATATTTTCAGCATTCGCTGACTCAAGGAACGCTTATACAACTGCGGAATCGAGTATCCGATATGGCCGAATCCGAGCGTGAGACACGACAACGCGGGGACGAGTTGCTACCCGAGCGGAGTATTCTCTCGCTCGAGGAGTACCTCGCCATGCAGCGTTCGATCGGCAACGAGACGCGGTTTCGCGTCCTGAACGCGCTCGTCGAGGTCGGCTCCCAGAGCGCCAGCGAGTTACGCGATCGCCTCGAGGTCGAGTCGAACGTGCTTCACTACCATCTCGACGAACTCGTCGACGTCGGTCTCGTGGAGAATAGAAAACGCAAGGAGCCCGACAGCGACGGGCTCTATTCATACTACCGGGCGACCTCGCTCGGCGAAGGAATTCTCGATCACGGCGTCCGCGAACTGATGCGACGGGAGTGGGATACGCTCGAGGAGTATAGCGCGTGACTGCCATCCGTGGTCGACTGAACTGATCACCGTCGAAATCGGTGTCTTTCGAGCGTCTGACTGACATTCAAGGGCCAGCGTGTGGCCATCGGTGCTATGGAACAGGTCATTCATCGCCCCCTGAACGCGGTCGCGTCGACGGTACCGATGGTACAGAAAGCGGGTCGTCTCCTCTTCCCGCTTGCAATCGCGCTCGCCGTTACCGGCAGCGGACTGCTCGTCTTCTTCGCTCTAGTTTCTGCCCTCTTGCTGTAACGGCTCGCGTCTATCGGTTTCGCCGGTCGACCGTTCCCGTTTCAATTCCTATCGGTCCGATCTCGGACGAATCTCCCGACCAGTCCGACGAGTACCAGCACCATCGCCGCGGCGAACGCGACGACGAACGCCGACGCCGGTTCGGTGACCGTCTCGAGTTCCGCGAGGACGAACTCGCCGGCGAGGACGACTGCGACGACGAACAGCGCGAGGCCGCCGAGGTTCGCCGGCAGCGAGTTCGTTTCGGGGACGACCGCGGGATCGTTCAGCAAGTAGAGGATCACCGCGATGGCGAAGGGCGTGCCGACGAGTCCGAACGCCAGCGTGAGGACGAGCAACTGGAAGAACGCTCCCTCGAGGAACGCGCCGACGGCCGAAGCGAGCGCGACGGCGACGATGGCGGCCCGGTATCGGCCGTCAGTGACGGACTGCTCCCAGCCGAGTTTGTCGGCAAGGAGGTACGGCGGGACGATCGTGTTGCCGCCGAGGGTCGAGACCGCCGCACCGAGGAGGCCGGCGAGGAACAGCCACGTGGCGTACTCGCCGGCGATCGGACCGAGCGTCTGGGCGGCTCCCACCCCATCGATCGTCGCCGGATCGACGCCGGCCGAGGGGAGGACGCTCGCCGCGACGAGAAAGACGCCGAGGCTGAAGATCCCGAAGGCGACGAGCATCGAACTGACGACGTCGAACGTCGCGATGTCAGCGTCGCGGGCGGTCCAGCCGCGGGCGCGCATCGTGTAGCTCTGCATCGTCAGCAGCGTGATGTGGACCGCGCCGCCGAGGATCCCCGCGGCGACGATCGCCCCGTCGATGCCGGCCGGAATCGCGGGTTTCAGGCCGTTCGCTGCCGCGACCGGATCGATCGGGACAACGAACGCGCTCGCGACGAACGCGACGACGACGATCGAGACGAGGAGCTTGGCTCCGACCTCCGCGAGCCGATAACCACCGCCCGCGAGCCCCAGTGCGAGGATTACCGCCCAGAGCACGCCCCAGAATCGCGGATCGGTCAGCGCGGCGGTACCGACTCCCGCGCTGTCGGCGATCGTCGCGCTCACGCCCGCCAGCGTCTTCATGATGACGAGCTGGGCGAGCCCCGCGGCTAGCACGACATCGACCACGAGCACCCAGGCCCACGACGAGCCGAGGTGGCGCTCGACGACTTCCACGATCCCCGCTTCGGTGAGCAACCCCAGCCGCATCGCGAGGTACTGACCGACGGTACCCAAAACGGCCGATAGAACGACGACCCATAGCAGCGCGTACCCGAAGCTCGCACCCGCAACGAGCAGACTGGCCATCGTCGCCGGTCCCGCCGCGATCGCGCCGGCAAGCCACGTCGGCCCCAGTCGATCGAGAAACGCCCTCCTTCGATCCAGTCCGCTCGAGTGCTGCTCGGTTGTCATCGGGCTCACTTGCGAACTGGACTACATAACTCCGTGGTATTCTCCGATGGTTGTGGCCAAATTCTCTCACTCTCTCCCCCGTGAGATTACTCCGTCTGCCAGTTCGGGTTCTCCCGCGGCGGGCTGAAGATGTCGACGCCGCGGACCGTCTCGTTGCCGCGGTTCTCGGCCGCGTGGGGTTGCTCGCCCGGAATCGCGTAGGAGTCACCGGGGCCGCAGACGATCTCCTCACCAGCAACGACGAAGGTCAACTCACCCTCGTACAGAAAGCCGGTCTGCTCGTGGGGGTGGCTGTGC is a window encoding:
- a CDS encoding cupin domain-containing protein, coding for MERVSLTDLEPSEAADGVHLTLMAGTESMNVQHFEIEPGAVVEEHSHPHEQTGFLYEGELTFVVAGEEIVCGPGDSYAIPGEQPHAAENRGNETVRGVDIFSPPRENPNWQTE
- a CDS encoding helix-turn-helix domain-containing protein, which translates into the protein MAESERETRQRGDELLPERSILSLEEYLAMQRSIGNETRFRVLNALVEVGSQSASELRDRLEVESNVLHYHLDELVDVGLVENRKRKEPDSDGLYSYYRATSLGEGILDHGVRELMRREWDTLEEYSA
- a CDS encoding NRAMP family divalent metal transporter: MTTEQHSSGLDRRRAFLDRLGPTWLAGAIAAGPATMASLLVAGASFGYALLWVVVLSAVLGTVGQYLAMRLGLLTEAGIVEVVERHLGSSWAWVLVVDVVLAAGLAQLVIMKTLAGVSATIADSAGVGTAALTDPRFWGVLWAVILALGLAGGGYRLAEVGAKLLVSIVVVAFVASAFVVPIDPVAAANGLKPAIPAGIDGAIVAAGILGGAVHITLLTMQSYTMRARGWTARDADIATFDVVSSMLVAFGIFSLGVFLVAASVLPSAGVDPATIDGVGAAQTLGPIAGEYATWLFLAGLLGAAVSTLGGNTIVPPYLLADKLGWEQSVTDGRYRAAIVAVALASAVGAFLEGAFFQLLVLTLAFGLVGTPFAIAVILYLLNDPAVVPETNSLPANLGGLALFVVAVVLAGEFVLAELETVTEPASAFVVAFAAAMVLVLVGLVGRFVRDRTDRN